CGCGCCTTCACCGTCTATCTCGTCCTCTGGGCGGCGACCGCCGCGACCACCCTCGCCGCCCTCCCCGCGGCGCGTGAAACCGCACGGACGAACCCGGCGAGCTTCGCCATCCTCGCCCTCGGCCTCCTGGTGCTGGTCGGGATCCCGTTCTCGCTCCGGAAGGAGAAGCCCTTCCGGGCGTTTCTCCTCTCGTCGCTCCACATCGCGACGCTCGTCGGTCTCCTCGGAACCCACCTCTACCCGAACCTGGTGATCTCCAGCCTGAACCCGGAGTGGAACCTGACGATCCGAAACGCCGCCTCGTCGCCGCAGACTCTGCGCAACATGACGATCATCGCCCTCATCGGCGTGCCGCTGGTTCTGCTGTACACGGTGATCATCTACAGAACCTTCAAGGGCAAAGTGAAGTTGGGAGAGACGAGTTACTAGCCGCGAAAACGGCATCGGGGGCGGGCCTTTCCGGGGGTCCGCCCTTTTTCGCGCGCCGCCGCCGCGCGCCCGGATTCGCTTGACAGCCCCTCGAACCGGAGCCTAGCTTTCAGACACCAAACAACCCGCAACCGGAGAGCGCGCCATGTCTTACGGATGGATAGGCGAAAAGGTCCGGCTCGTCCCGCTGGACCGGGAGAAACACCTGGAGAACGCGATCCTCTGGCTGAACGACCCGGAGGTGACGCGCTGGCTCCTGGTGGACATCCCCATCACGCGACTGCAGGAAGAACGTTATTTCGAGGAGAACATGGTCGCGCGGGAGGACCGCGTACAGTTCGCCGTGGAGACCCTCGGCGGGGAGCACATCGGTTTCACCGGGCTCTTCGAGATCAACCAGCGGCATCGCTCTTGCCGGAGCGGCATCGTGATCGGGCCGCCGTCGAACTGGAGGAAGGGATACGGCCTCGACGCGATCCGCGTGCGCAGCCGCTTCGCTTTCGAGGCGCTCGGGCTCAGACTTCTTCTCACCGAGGCGATGGCGGAGAACGAGGCGTCGGTGCGCGCCCTGCGGAAGGCGGGTTACCGGGAGCTGGGCGTCCTGCCGAAGCGCTACTGGAGGCGGGGCGCTTTCCGGGACGCCGTGCAGTTCTTCCTGGAGAGCCCGCTCGGCTGAGTCCGACGGTGAAAGGGGCGCGGCGGGGACGGGCCGCGCCGGAGGGATGAATCATGGGCGAGCCCACCGCTCTCGATTCCGCGATGCGCGTCGCCGTCACCGGATCGACCGGGCTCGTCGGGACGGCGCTCCTCGAATCCCTCGCCGCCGACGGGATCCACGCGGCGCGCCTCGTCCGGCGACGTCCGGGGGGAGCCGGCGAGATCGGATGGGACCCCGGGGCGGGAAGGATCGACGGCGACGCGCTGGAGGGGATGGACGCGGTGGTTCATCTCGCCGGCGCGAGCATCGCCGCCGGACGGTGGAACGCGGCGCGCAAACGCCTCATCCGCGAGAGCCGCGTGCAAGGGACGCGCCTCCTGTCGGAGACCCTCGCCGGCCTGAACCGCAAACCGCGCGTCTTCCTCTCCGCTTCCGCCGTCGGGTACTACGGCGACCGCCGTGAAGAGCCGGTCGACGAGACGGCCGGCGCGGGAGAAGGCTTTCTCGCCGAGGTGTGCGCCGCATGGGAAGAGGCGGCCGGCCCGGCGCGAGACGCCGGCGTCCGCGTCGTCCATCCCCGAATCGGTTTCGTGCTGAGCGGGCGCGGCGGCGGGCTCCCCAAGATGCTCCTCCCCTTCCGTCTCGGCCTGGGCGGACGCATCGGGAACGGGCGGCAACGGGTGAGCTGGATCTCCCTCACGGACCTCGTCGGGATCCTCCGCTTCCTGATCCGCCGCGACGACATCCCCGGCCCGGTCAACGCGGTCTCTCCTCGATCGGTCACCAACGCGGAGCTGACCCGCGCCCTCGGACGCGCCCTCGGACGGCCGACCCCCTTCCCCGTCCCCGCGGCGATGATCGGCCTCCTCTTCGGCGAGATGGGGCGGGCCACGCTCCTCTCCGGTGCGCGGGTCCTTCCGGAGCGACTCGAAAGAGCCGGCTTCCGCTGGCGCCATTCGGACATCGACTCCGCGCTCCGCGCCGCGCTGGAGGAGTAGACGGGGGGAGGAGAGAGAGGGTCTTCTCTTCTTCTCTCCCGCCCCCTGGACCCGCCCCGTCCCTCCTGATAGGATAGAAACGACCGTTTTCAGACATGCAACCGAGGGAGGGTCGGCTCCTGAGCCCGCGCGCGAATCGCTTTATCCTTTACGGGATCCTCGCCGGCGTCGTCCTCGGCGCCTTGTCGGGCTGGGTCTTCGGCGAGCGAATGACGGCCGTCGATTGGATCGGCGGTTTCTTCCTGGACGCCCTTAAAATGATGGTCGTGCCGCTGGTGGTCTCGTCGATGATCGTGGGGATCACCGGGCTCGGAGACGTGCGCCGCCTCGGCCGGACCGGCGCCACCGCCATCCTGTACTATGTCGCCACCACCGGTCTGGCGGTCCTCCTCGGCATCATCCTGGTCAACATCATCCACCCCGGTTCCGCGTTCGAATGGGCGGGCGGCGCGATGCCCGACGCGGTCCTCGGCAAGGAAACCACCGGCATCATCGATGTCTTTCGCTCCCTGGTCACGCCCAACCTGATCCGGGCCGCCGCGGACACCCAGATCCTGCCGCTCATCGTGTTCTCGCTCCTCTTCGGGGCCGTGCTCACCACGATCGGCGAGAAGGGGCGGCCGGTGATCCGCTTCTTCGACGGCGTCAACGAGGCGATCCTGAAGATCGTGCTCCTGGTTCTTTTCATCGCGCCGGTGGGCGTGTTCGCTTTGGTCGCCTCCCGGCTCGGGCAGGCGGGGGGCGGCGGCGCCTTCGTCGCCGAAGTATCCAAGATCGGCCTCTACGCGCTGACGGTGATCGTCGGCCTTTTCCTCCACGGCGCGGTGACGCTGCCGCTGATCCTGTTCTTCGTGGCGCGGCGCAATCCCTGGAGATACCTGTGCGACGTGGCGCCGGCGGTGGGGACCGCTTTCTCCACCGCCTCCAGCTCGGCCACGTTGCCGGTCACCATCGAATGCTGCGAGAACCGCGGCGGCCTCTCCAAACGCTCCTCCTACTTCATCCTCCCTCTCGGCGCGACGATCAACATGGACGGCACCGCCCTCTACGAATCGGTGGCGGCGATCTTCATCGCCCAGGCGGTCGGCCACCCCCTTTCGGCGGCGAACCAGGTGGTGATCTTCCTGACCGCCACGCTCGCCTCCATCGGCGCCGCCGGCATTCCCCAGGCGGGGCTCGTCACGATGGTGATCGTGCTCCGCGCCGTCGGCCTCCCCCTCGAAGGGATCGGCATGATCCTCGCGATCGATTGGTTCCTCGACCGGTGCCGCACAGCGGTGAACGTTTGGGGCGACACGGTGGGGGCGGCGGTTCTCGATCGGATCGATCCCGTATGCGAAGGCGCGCCCGGTGAATTCGAGTCGCCCCGATGACGCCCCTCCGTTTCCGGGAGATCTTCCGTTTCTATCTCCCGCTGATGCTCACTTCGCAGATGATGACCCTCTCGGGACCGCTCATCAATATGGGGGTGGGGCGCTCCGCCGATCCGAAACCGGAGTTCGCCGGCTTTTGGCTCGGCTTCACCGTGACCATGTTTATCGAGAGCCCGACGCTGATCATGCAACCCGTGTCGGCGGCGCTCATCGGCGGAAAGCGTTCCCTCCGCCGCCTTGTTCTCGTCTCGGCGCTGCTCGGTCTCGCCGCGGCGGCGGTGATCCTCCTGGTCGCCCTCACCCCCGCCGGGGGCTTCCTCTTCTCCCGCGTGATCCCCACGACGGAACGAGCGGCGGTGGTCGCCCGCCGGGTGATGATCGTCCTCTCGCCGGTCCCCATCTGGATCGCCTTCCGCGCCGTCGCGAACGCCCTCGCCCTTCGGGAAAAACGGACCGGACTGATCGCCATGGCGACCGGCTGCCGCCTGCTGGTGATCGCCATCCTGATCGCCCTTGCCGCGGGGGGCTCTCTCGGCGTCCCCGGCGCGGAGTCGGGCGCACTTGCCCTCACCGCGGGCATCGCCGTGGAGACCCTCTTCATCGCCGCCGCGACGCGCCGCTTCTGGAGAGGAGACCGCGCCGGCGCGCCGGCGGGGGACGACCCGGACCTTCCCTACCGCGAGATCGTCGCCGTCGCCTTTCCCCTCGCCGTCTCCGCCTGGGTTTGGTCTACCATCCGTCCCCTCATCAACGCGATCCTCGGCCTGCTCCCCGATCCGGAACTCGCCCAGGCCGGATTCGGCGTGGTGACACCCCTCCTCCTTCTCACCTCCTCGGCGCTCTGGGCGCTGCAGAACGTCACCCTCATTCTGCCGGAGTGCCGCGAGGACCTCCGCAAGGTTCTCCATTTCGCCGCCGCCGCGACATTCTTCTTCATCGCCCTCATCACCCTCTTCCTCTTCACGCCGATCCGCGACCTCCTCCTGGACCGATTTTTCAACCTCTCCATCGAGATGCGCGCCGTAGTGGCGCCGGCGCTTTTCCTGATCCTACTGGAGCCTCTCTTCCTCACCGCCCGCGCCTCGGCGCAGGGACTACTCGTCCGCGCCCGCCGTACCGGAGTCTTCTCCGTCATCAGTCTCGGGAAAATCCTCGTTCTCGGATTGACCGGCTACCTGGCGGTTCGAACCGATCCGAGCCTGAACGGCGCGTTCCTCGCGACGGCGCTCTTCGTCGGCGGCGAACTTTTCGACGGTGTTTTTTATGTATTAAAGGCTCGTTCGGTGGTGCTCTCCGGGGGGCTCTTCGCGCACGTGGCGCCCGCACCGGCCGGCGCCGCGCCGGAAGGGGACCCGGCGGTGGAGGCGTGAAAAAAAGGGGGTCCGGCGCGCGAGAGACGCGCGACGGAAATCAACGAAGAAGGACCGCCCGCCCGGTCGCGTGAACGCCGCCCGCCTCGAGACGGATCAGATAGATCCCGCTCGGCGCCGCCCGGCCCGAGTCGCCCCTCCCGTCCCAGACCACCTCTCTCTCCCCCCCATCGAAGAATTCATCCGCCAGAATCGCCACGAGACGCCCCCGCGTGTCGTACACGGCGAGAAGGACCGGAAGCGATTCGGGAAGAAGAAAGCGGACGGTCACTTTTGGGTTAAAGGGGTTGGGAAGGACCGGAAGGAGCGCGGGAGCGGAAGGGGGCGACTCGACCGCGGCGGAGGGGAAGGGGGGCGGCGGCGCGGAGTCGGGCGGGGCGCCGGGATCGAGTGAGTCCGCGGGTGCGTCGGTCGTGTCGGGCGGGACGGGGGGGGCGCCGGGATCGAGTGAGTCCGCGGCAGCGTGGGCGAAAACACGGATCTCCGGCCACACACCGCCCTCTCCGTCCGCTCCGTCGGACCAAGGCGTGGCGACTGCGTACGACTCCACCGATCGCGCCGGAAGCTCGTCGAAAAAGAGCCAGCCCCCGGCCAGCATGGACGCCGCGAAATCCTCACCGTAAAGAGCGGAGAGGCGACTCGCCGTCTCCGGGTCCGTCTCTCCGGCCGCTTCATCCGCCCCGGCGCGCCGCCATACCGAATAGCGGACCGGCGCCGTTCCGTCGATCGGGACGGCCGCGGTTCCTTCCCAAGAGAGGATCGCCGCACGGTCCGCACGCCCGCCCCCCTCCGCGACGAGCCGCGGTTCCGGTTCGGAAGCATCGGCGGCCGGTAGCGCGAACAGAAGCGCCACGACCGCGGCCACGGCCGCCGTCCGGAGCCCCTCTCGTCTATGGAAAACAATAAACGGCACGGTCGCCTCCCGCCGGCCGTCGAGTCACCGGCCTCTCCCTGCTTGTAGGATAACCCACCCGGAGCGAATCGCCCAACACGGCGGCACCGGCCCCGGGCTTCCTAACGCCGTCGCCGAATGACGAGCCAGAGGAAGAAGGGACCGCCGAGGAGCGCGGTCAGGATCCCGACGGGGAGTTCCGTTTCGGCGAGAACGTTGCGGGCGACCACGTCGCACACCACGAGGAAGGGGCCGCCGATCAGCACGGAGCCGGCGATCAGGTAACCGTGGGAGAGGCCGAGCAGATAGCGGAGCGCGTGAGGGACGATCAGTCCGACGAATCCGATCGGTCCGCAGGTCGCCACGGTCGCGGCGGTGAGAAAGGAGGCGGCCAGATAGACATGAAGCCGCACGCGATCGACCCGCACTCCCCGGCTCCGGGCGATCTCCTCGCCGGAGACGAGCAGGTCCAGGTCGCGCCGGAGGTAGAAAAGCGTCGCCGTCCCGACGAGAAAAGCGGGGAAAACGGTGAGCGCCGGCGCGTAACCGATCGTATCGAGGCGCCCCATCATCCAGCGGACCACACGATAAGTCTCGGTGAAGTCGGCGAAATACTGCGCCGTCAGAAGAAGCGCCGCGAAGAAGTAGGAGAGCGCCACCCCGGCGAGGAGAAGGTGAAGCGTGGAAAGGCCGGCGCCACGCCGCGCGAGGCCGTAGAGAAGCGCAACCACCAGGAGCGCGAAAGCGAGGGCGAAGAGGGCGGTCCCGTCCAGACCGAACAGGACACCCTCGACGCCGAGAAGCACCGCCACCGAAGCGCCGAATGCGGCGCCGGAGCTGACGCCGAGGGTGAAGGGGGTCGCGAGCGGGTTCCGGAAAAGCGCCTGGAAGGAGAGCCCTGCCAGAGAGAGGGAAGCCCCGGCGAGAAGGCCGAGCAGCAGCCTCGGCACCCGCAGCGTCCAGAAGATGAAGAATCGCGTCGTTCCTTTATCTCCGAATAAATCGTCGAGGCCGATCGGTTCGCGCCCGAAGAAAGGGGCGGCGAGAAGGACCGTCACGAAAAGAACGGCGCAGAGCGCCAGAAAGCCCGCCCGCCCGTCCCGCGGCCTCCGTCCGCTCATTCCTCATACTCCCCGGGGAGAACGATCATTCCCCCCGTCACCGGATGGGGCGCTAAAAGGAAGCGCGCGCCGTAGATCTCCTCGAGCGCCTCCACTCGTGCGATCGCCTCCGGGATTCCCTCCCGAACCACGCGGCCGTCACGAAGCGCGACGATCCGGTCCGCGGAAAGGAGCGCGCGGTTCACCTC
This region of Candidatus Eisenbacteria bacterium genomic DNA includes:
- a CDS encoding GNAT family N-acetyltransferase; its protein translation is MSYGWIGEKVRLVPLDREKHLENAILWLNDPEVTRWLLVDIPITRLQEERYFEENMVAREDRVQFAVETLGGEHIGFTGLFEINQRHRSCRSGIVIGPPSNWRKGYGLDAIRVRSRFAFEALGLRLLLTEAMAENEASVRALRKAGYRELGVLPKRYWRRGAFRDAVQFFLESPLG
- a CDS encoding TIGR01777 family oxidoreductase — translated: MRVAVTGSTGLVGTALLESLAADGIHAARLVRRRPGGAGEIGWDPGAGRIDGDALEGMDAVVHLAGASIAAGRWNAARKRLIRESRVQGTRLLSETLAGLNRKPRVFLSASAVGYYGDRREEPVDETAGAGEGFLAEVCAAWEEAAGPARDAGVRVVHPRIGFVLSGRGGGLPKMLLPFRLGLGGRIGNGRQRVSWISLTDLVGILRFLIRRDDIPGPVNAVSPRSVTNAELTRALGRALGRPTPFPVPAAMIGLLFGEMGRATLLSGARVLPERLERAGFRWRHSDIDSALRAALEE
- a CDS encoding iron ABC transporter permease: MSGRRPRDGRAGFLALCAVLFVTVLLAAPFFGREPIGLDDLFGDKGTTRFFIFWTLRVPRLLLGLLAGASLSLAGLSFQALFRNPLATPFTLGVSSGAAFGASVAVLLGVEGVLFGLDGTALFALAFALLVVALLYGLARRGAGLSTLHLLLAGVALSYFFAALLLTAQYFADFTETYRVVRWMMGRLDTIGYAPALTVFPAFLVGTATLFYLRRDLDLLVSGEEIARSRGVRVDRVRLHVYLAASFLTAATVATCGPIGFVGLIVPHALRYLLGLSHGYLIAGSVLIGGPFLVVCDVVARNVLAETELPVGILTALLGGPFFLWLVIRRRR
- a CDS encoding dicarboxylate/amino acid:cation symporter produces the protein MQPREGRLLSPRANRFILYGILAGVVLGALSGWVFGERMTAVDWIGGFFLDALKMMVVPLVVSSMIVGITGLGDVRRLGRTGATAILYYVATTGLAVLLGIILVNIIHPGSAFEWAGGAMPDAVLGKETTGIIDVFRSLVTPNLIRAAADTQILPLIVFSLLFGAVLTTIGEKGRPVIRFFDGVNEAILKIVLLVLFIAPVGVFALVASRLGQAGGGGAFVAEVSKIGLYALTVIVGLFLHGAVTLPLILFFVARRNPWRYLCDVAPAVGTAFSTASSSATLPVTIECCENRGGLSKRSSYFILPLGATINMDGTALYESVAAIFIAQAVGHPLSAANQVVIFLTATLASIGAAGIPQAGLVTMVIVLRAVGLPLEGIGMILAIDWFLDRCRTAVNVWGDTVGAAVLDRIDPVCEGAPGEFESPR